One segment of Carya illinoinensis cultivar Pawnee chromosome 1, C.illinoinensisPawnee_v1, whole genome shotgun sequence DNA contains the following:
- the LOC122301381 gene encoding protein FAR-RED ELONGATED HYPOCOTYL 3-like, translated as MDGNAPKVIITDQDRATKNAIAIVFPNTRHHFCLWHILKKVPEKLGSYDSYKTGMKNALMKCVYDSQQPDEFEKCWDELLTTYNLHENAWLHSLYVERQHWVPAFLKECFWAGMSTTQQSESMNAFFDGYVHSRTNLKEFVDQFDNALKKKIENENLADFQSFNVTIPCISRSPIEKRFQELYTIAKFKEVQQQVNGIIDLNPKLHNSVGAVKTYMVDDEVCLEDFTNLVKYFVDFSEIDAVATCSCGLFEMRGILCRHILAVFRCNDIKYLLEMYILDRWRKDIKRRYTLLKSSYDEGEQRPDSNRYSSLLSICYQMITHAAGSSKHTEDVRAKLLAMIELYRANEEPPSMTQVGSNVDSTANATTVGGTGEVHSPRVVKGKGRPPSLRRASRMEIEMRKAKAKTKKAPAKGKRKERGGGDTQVTEKSDTSVVEVCRNLFGPSLMDVSNKQRKEFKYQQPIGETKSGANAIIGTQPQEIMMQSQESMQIGMDDSQPLQ; from the exons ATGGATGGTAACGCTCCGAAGGTTATTATCACTGATCAGGATAGAGCGACGAAAAATGCAATCGCAATTGTCTTTCCAAATACCCGGCATCATTTTTGTCTTTGGCATATACTGAAGAAAGTTCCAGAAAAGCTTGGTTCATATGATTCGTACAAAACGGGGATGAAAAATGCAttgatgaaatgtgtatatGACAGCCAACAGCCAGATGAGTTTGAGAAATGTTGGGATGAGTTGCTTACCACTTACAACTTGCATGAGAATGCGTGGTTGCATAGCCTATACGTTGAGCGTCAACATTGGGTGCCGGCTTTTTTGAAGGAATGTTtctgggctggaatgagtaccACGCAGCAAAGCGAGAGTATGAATGCATTCTTTGACGGTTATGTACATTCTAGGACAAACTTAAAGGAGTTTGTTGACCAATTTGATAAtgcattgaaaaaaaagattgagaatgaaaatcttGCGGACTTCCAGTCATTTAATGTCACTATCCCCTGCATATCTAGATCTCCGATTGAAAAGAGGTTCCAAGAGTTGTACACGATTGCTAAGTTCAAAGAAGTTCAACAACAAGTCAACGGTATCATTGACTTGAATCCAAAGTTACATAATTCTGTTGGTGCCGTAAAGACATATATGGTTGACGATGAAGTTTGTTTGGAAGATTTCACTAATTTGGTTAAATATTTTGTGGACTTTAGTGAGATTGATGCAGTTGCAACATGCTCTTGTGGattatttgagatgaggggGATATTGTGTCGGCACATTTTGGCCGTGTTCAGGTGTAACGATATTAAATATTTGCTAGAAATGTAcattttagatcgatggagAAAGGATATTAAAAGGCGATACACGTTACTTAAAAGTAGCTATGACGAAGGGGAACAACGGCCAGATTCTAATAGATATTCAAGTCTGCTAAGTATCTGTTATCAGATGATTACCCATGCAGCGGGTTCGAGTAAGCATACTGAGGATGTGAGAGCTAAGTTACTCGCAATGATTGAGCTTTATCGTGCGAATGAAGAACCCCCATCGATGACTCAAGTTGGTTCCAATGTTGATAGTACGGCAAATGCCACTACAGTAGGTGGCACTGGGGAAGTACACAGCCCACGTGTGGTTAAAGGAAAAGGCAGACCTCCATCTCTGAGAAGAGCATCCAGGATGGAGATAGAAATGCGGAAAGCCAAAGCAAAGACAAAGAAAGCACCAGCAAAAGGGAAGCGTAAAGAG CGAGGAGGAGGAGACACCCAAGTCACGGAAAAATCTGATACGTCAGTTGTGGAAGTATGTCGGAATTTGTTTGGCCCATCTTTGATGGATGTGTCTAACAAGCAG CGTAAAGAGTTTAAATATCAACAGCCAATTGGAGAAACCAAAAGCGGTGCAAATGCCATTATTGGAACTCAGCCTCAAGAAATAATGATGCAGAGTCAGGAAAGC ATGCAAATTGGCATGGATGACTCACAACCTTTGCAATGA
- the LOC122292795 gene encoding uncharacterized protein LOC122292795 isoform X2, with product MEDQRHSFFIPRSDSKIMGEKRSSAGVGDKDDSARGRVKMRDLESVCRSEGINTHYKKSLKNKESSDQFQFGEEEMSQVTEVPVTLDLDASQAEKTGRNSFPLAVNLAPRSLDLNTEVCVAEDSACGDGQKYAENSNPPSLHRKRERVHDGKCLTSRGIGFDLNAEDVSSSVSPETCYPSKIHGQLKSRDVSECESSLGPLEEKDPKRRWEEMKQNGFLSSSYGGIPMPKQRVKKSKNDMIKKRMELAKREQIDRFTKIAAPSGLLNELNPGIINHVRNRKQVHSIIEALVRSEQLENGNVGSKQTANQRSGTTESGNRMDPENINDSRIHPVTFSHEDGHLNTLSGIRQTGVYTMPMNKYSQSTVEGKCGRNELSMVERVCGKSHIPHFTPLSEDTTLELKVSSSSQASENASSSSNEDSANFASTVKAASVASQWLELLHQDIQGRILALRRSRKRVRAVISTELPFLISKEFSSSQVNTPYVIKNSIDEFSNSATADMHRARWNTLFDQMDKALSEEEKQLESWLNQVKEMQLHCEQGLQHVNWNAAFGLKQLGTSENDSRLFVPSIVVHGQHIGIIVICASRKIKTTG from the exons ATGGAGGACCAACGCCATTCGTTTTTTATACCCAGATCGGATTCAAAG attatgGGTGAGAAGCGGAGTAGTGCTGGAGTTGGAGATAAAGATGATTCTGCTCGTGGGCGGGTCAAAATGCGAGATCTTGAATCCGTGTGTCGGTCTGAAG GAATCAATACCCATTATAAGAAATCATTGAAAAACAAGGAGTCCAGTGATCAATTTCAATTTGGTGAAGAAGAGATGTCCCAAGTTACTGAGGTGCCTGTAACTTTGGATTTGGATGCTTCTCAAGCGGAGAAAACTGGAAGGAACTCATTTCCATTAGCGGTTAATCTTGCTCCTAGATCACTGGATCTCAATACTGAAGTTTGTGTTGCGGAAGATTCGGCCTGTGGTGATGGTCAGAAATATGCTGAGAATTCTAATCCACCGTCTTTGCACAGGAAACGTGAGAGAGTGCACGATGGTAAATGCCTAACCTCAAGGGGCATTGGGTTCGATCTTAATGCAGAAGATGTCTCTAGCTCAGTGAGTCCGGAGACATGTTATCCTTCCAAAATTCATGGCCAGTTGAAGTCGAGAGACGTTTCTGAGTGTGAGAGTTCTTTGGGACCGTTGGAAGAGAAAGATCCAAAGCGACGTTGGGAGGAGATGAAGCAAAATGGTTTTCTCTCATCTTCTTACGGAGGCATACCAATGCCAAAGCAACGTGTgaagaaaagtaaaaatgacaTGATCAAGAAAAGGATGGAGCTtgcaaagagagaacaaattGACCGGTTTACTAAGATTGCTGCGCCAAGTGGGCTGCTCAACGAATTGAACCCTGGGATTATAAACCACGTGAGAAACAGAAAACAGGTCCACTCAATTATAGAGGCCCTCGTAAGGTCTGAGCAACTCGAAAATGGAAACGTTGGAAGCAAACAAACAGCTAATCAGAGAAGTGGCACTACGGAATCTGGCAACAGAATGGACCCAGAAAACATTAATGATTCAAGAATACATCCAGTCACTTTTTCTCATGAAGACGGACATTTAAATACTTTATCTGGGATCAGGCAGACAGGAGTATACACTATGCCAATGAATAAATATTCTCAGTCGACTGTAGAGGGTAAATGTGGACGTAATGAGCTAAGCATGGTAGAGAGGGTGTGTGGTAAAAGTCATATCCCACACTTCACCCCTCTCAGTGAAGATACTACACTCGAGCTTaaagtgtcatcttcatctcagGCATCTGAGAATGCTAGCTCCTCATCTAACGAGGATTCGGCAAACTTTGCCAGCACTGTAAAAG ctGCTAGTGTTGCTTCCCAATGGTTGGAACTTCTTCATCAAGACATTCAAGGACGTATTTTGG CATTGCGACGTAGTAGGAAGAGAGTTCGAGCTGTAATTAGTACAGAGTTGCCATTTTTGATATCAAAAGAATTTTCATCTAGTCAGGTGAATACTCCTTATGTAATAAAAAATTCCATTGATGAATTTTCGAATAGTGCAACTGCAGACATGCATCGAGCAAGATGGAACACGCTGTTTGATCAGATGGATAAAGCTCTTTCTGAAGAAGAGAAACAGCTT GAAAGTTGGTTGAACCAAGTAAAAGAAATGCAGCTGCATTGTGAACAGGGGCTGCAACATGTCAACTGGAATGCGGCATTTGGTCTAAAACAGTTGGGAACATCAGAAAATGACTCCAG GTTGTTCGTGCCTTCGATTGTTGTCCATGGACAGCATATTGGCATAATAGTGATTTGTGCATCTAGAAAG ATCAAGACAACTGGATAG
- the LOC122292795 gene encoding uncharacterized protein LOC122292795 isoform X1, which translates to MEDQRHSFFIPRSDSKIMGEKRSSAGVGDKDDSARGRVKMRDLESVCRSEGINTHYKKSLKNKESSDQFQFGEEEMSQVTEVPVTLDLDASQAEKTGRNSFPLAVNLAPRSLDLNTEVCVAEDSACGDGQKYAENSNPPSLHRKRERVHDGKCLTSRGIGFDLNAEDVSSSVSPETCYPSKIHGQLKSRDVSECESSLGPLEEKDPKRRWEEMKQNGFLSSSYGGIPMPKQRVKKSKNDMIKKRMELAKREQIDRFTKIAAPSGLLNELNPGIINHVRNRKQVHSIIEALVRSEQLENGNVGSKQTANQRSGTTESGNRMDPENINDSRIHPVTFSHEDGHLNTLSGIRQTGVYTMPMNKYSQSTVEGKCGRNELSMVERVCGKSHIPHFTPLSEDTTLELKVSSSSQASENASSSSNEDSANFASTVKAASVASQWLELLHQDIQGRILALRRSRKRVRAVISTELPFLISKEFSSSQVNTPYVIKNSIDEFSNSATADMHRARWNTLFDQMDKALSEEEKQLESWLNQVKEMQLHCEQGLQHVNWNAAFGLKQLGTSENDSRSRQLDSSDRELAVMAAAASIYSTSNFLLSENVSCF; encoded by the exons ATGGAGGACCAACGCCATTCGTTTTTTATACCCAGATCGGATTCAAAG attatgGGTGAGAAGCGGAGTAGTGCTGGAGTTGGAGATAAAGATGATTCTGCTCGTGGGCGGGTCAAAATGCGAGATCTTGAATCCGTGTGTCGGTCTGAAG GAATCAATACCCATTATAAGAAATCATTGAAAAACAAGGAGTCCAGTGATCAATTTCAATTTGGTGAAGAAGAGATGTCCCAAGTTACTGAGGTGCCTGTAACTTTGGATTTGGATGCTTCTCAAGCGGAGAAAACTGGAAGGAACTCATTTCCATTAGCGGTTAATCTTGCTCCTAGATCACTGGATCTCAATACTGAAGTTTGTGTTGCGGAAGATTCGGCCTGTGGTGATGGTCAGAAATATGCTGAGAATTCTAATCCACCGTCTTTGCACAGGAAACGTGAGAGAGTGCACGATGGTAAATGCCTAACCTCAAGGGGCATTGGGTTCGATCTTAATGCAGAAGATGTCTCTAGCTCAGTGAGTCCGGAGACATGTTATCCTTCCAAAATTCATGGCCAGTTGAAGTCGAGAGACGTTTCTGAGTGTGAGAGTTCTTTGGGACCGTTGGAAGAGAAAGATCCAAAGCGACGTTGGGAGGAGATGAAGCAAAATGGTTTTCTCTCATCTTCTTACGGAGGCATACCAATGCCAAAGCAACGTGTgaagaaaagtaaaaatgacaTGATCAAGAAAAGGATGGAGCTtgcaaagagagaacaaattGACCGGTTTACTAAGATTGCTGCGCCAAGTGGGCTGCTCAACGAATTGAACCCTGGGATTATAAACCACGTGAGAAACAGAAAACAGGTCCACTCAATTATAGAGGCCCTCGTAAGGTCTGAGCAACTCGAAAATGGAAACGTTGGAAGCAAACAAACAGCTAATCAGAGAAGTGGCACTACGGAATCTGGCAACAGAATGGACCCAGAAAACATTAATGATTCAAGAATACATCCAGTCACTTTTTCTCATGAAGACGGACATTTAAATACTTTATCTGGGATCAGGCAGACAGGAGTATACACTATGCCAATGAATAAATATTCTCAGTCGACTGTAGAGGGTAAATGTGGACGTAATGAGCTAAGCATGGTAGAGAGGGTGTGTGGTAAAAGTCATATCCCACACTTCACCCCTCTCAGTGAAGATACTACACTCGAGCTTaaagtgtcatcttcatctcagGCATCTGAGAATGCTAGCTCCTCATCTAACGAGGATTCGGCAAACTTTGCCAGCACTGTAAAAG ctGCTAGTGTTGCTTCCCAATGGTTGGAACTTCTTCATCAAGACATTCAAGGACGTATTTTGG CATTGCGACGTAGTAGGAAGAGAGTTCGAGCTGTAATTAGTACAGAGTTGCCATTTTTGATATCAAAAGAATTTTCATCTAGTCAGGTGAATACTCCTTATGTAATAAAAAATTCCATTGATGAATTTTCGAATAGTGCAACTGCAGACATGCATCGAGCAAGATGGAACACGCTGTTTGATCAGATGGATAAAGCTCTTTCTGAAGAAGAGAAACAGCTT GAAAGTTGGTTGAACCAAGTAAAAGAAATGCAGCTGCATTGTGAACAGGGGCTGCAACATGTCAACTGGAATGCGGCATTTGGTCTAAAACAGTTGGGAACATCAGAAAATGACTCCAG ATCAAGACAACTGGATAGCTCAGACAGGGAACTAGCTGTTATGGCTGCTGCAGCTTCCATTTACTCGACATCCAATTTCCTGTTGTCAGAGAATGTATCCTGTTTCTGA
- the LOC122292795 gene encoding uncharacterized protein LOC122292795 isoform X3, whose amino-acid sequence MSQVTEVPVTLDLDASQAEKTGRNSFPLAVNLAPRSLDLNTEVCVAEDSACGDGQKYAENSNPPSLHRKRERVHDGKCLTSRGIGFDLNAEDVSSSVSPETCYPSKIHGQLKSRDVSECESSLGPLEEKDPKRRWEEMKQNGFLSSSYGGIPMPKQRVKKSKNDMIKKRMELAKREQIDRFTKIAAPSGLLNELNPGIINHVRNRKQVHSIIEALVRSEQLENGNVGSKQTANQRSGTTESGNRMDPENINDSRIHPVTFSHEDGHLNTLSGIRQTGVYTMPMNKYSQSTVEGKCGRNELSMVERVCGKSHIPHFTPLSEDTTLELKVSSSSQASENASSSSNEDSANFASTVKAASVASQWLELLHQDIQGRILALRRSRKRVRAVISTELPFLISKEFSSSQVNTPYVIKNSIDEFSNSATADMHRARWNTLFDQMDKALSEEEKQLESWLNQVKEMQLHCEQGLQHVNWNAAFGLKQLGTSENDSRSRQLDSSDRELAVMAAAASIYSTSNFLLSENVSCF is encoded by the exons ATGTCCCAAGTTACTGAGGTGCCTGTAACTTTGGATTTGGATGCTTCTCAAGCGGAGAAAACTGGAAGGAACTCATTTCCATTAGCGGTTAATCTTGCTCCTAGATCACTGGATCTCAATACTGAAGTTTGTGTTGCGGAAGATTCGGCCTGTGGTGATGGTCAGAAATATGCTGAGAATTCTAATCCACCGTCTTTGCACAGGAAACGTGAGAGAGTGCACGATGGTAAATGCCTAACCTCAAGGGGCATTGGGTTCGATCTTAATGCAGAAGATGTCTCTAGCTCAGTGAGTCCGGAGACATGTTATCCTTCCAAAATTCATGGCCAGTTGAAGTCGAGAGACGTTTCTGAGTGTGAGAGTTCTTTGGGACCGTTGGAAGAGAAAGATCCAAAGCGACGTTGGGAGGAGATGAAGCAAAATGGTTTTCTCTCATCTTCTTACGGAGGCATACCAATGCCAAAGCAACGTGTgaagaaaagtaaaaatgacaTGATCAAGAAAAGGATGGAGCTtgcaaagagagaacaaattGACCGGTTTACTAAGATTGCTGCGCCAAGTGGGCTGCTCAACGAATTGAACCCTGGGATTATAAACCACGTGAGAAACAGAAAACAGGTCCACTCAATTATAGAGGCCCTCGTAAGGTCTGAGCAACTCGAAAATGGAAACGTTGGAAGCAAACAAACAGCTAATCAGAGAAGTGGCACTACGGAATCTGGCAACAGAATGGACCCAGAAAACATTAATGATTCAAGAATACATCCAGTCACTTTTTCTCATGAAGACGGACATTTAAATACTTTATCTGGGATCAGGCAGACAGGAGTATACACTATGCCAATGAATAAATATTCTCAGTCGACTGTAGAGGGTAAATGTGGACGTAATGAGCTAAGCATGGTAGAGAGGGTGTGTGGTAAAAGTCATATCCCACACTTCACCCCTCTCAGTGAAGATACTACACTCGAGCTTaaagtgtcatcttcatctcagGCATCTGAGAATGCTAGCTCCTCATCTAACGAGGATTCGGCAAACTTTGCCAGCACTGTAAAAG ctGCTAGTGTTGCTTCCCAATGGTTGGAACTTCTTCATCAAGACATTCAAGGACGTATTTTGG CATTGCGACGTAGTAGGAAGAGAGTTCGAGCTGTAATTAGTACAGAGTTGCCATTTTTGATATCAAAAGAATTTTCATCTAGTCAGGTGAATACTCCTTATGTAATAAAAAATTCCATTGATGAATTTTCGAATAGTGCAACTGCAGACATGCATCGAGCAAGATGGAACACGCTGTTTGATCAGATGGATAAAGCTCTTTCTGAAGAAGAGAAACAGCTT GAAAGTTGGTTGAACCAAGTAAAAGAAATGCAGCTGCATTGTGAACAGGGGCTGCAACATGTCAACTGGAATGCGGCATTTGGTCTAAAACAGTTGGGAACATCAGAAAATGACTCCAG ATCAAGACAACTGGATAGCTCAGACAGGGAACTAGCTGTTATGGCTGCTGCAGCTTCCATTTACTCGACATCCAATTTCCTGTTGTCAGAGAATGTATCCTGTTTCTGA